GCTCGCCAAGGCCGCGATGGCGGCGTGCGACAAGAACGACGGCCTCGAAGACGGTCTGATCTCGGATCCGCGCAGCTGTCATTTCGATCCGTCTGTGCTGGCCTGCACCGGCGCGGAGTCGGACGGATGCCTGACGCCGCCGCAGATCGAAGCGGTGAAGAGCGTGTACGCCGGCGCGAAGACGAGCAGCGGACAGCCGCTCTATGCGGGCTGGGCGCCCGGCAGCGAAGCGGGCTGGGGCACCTACATCACGAATCCGAAAGAGCCGGTCCGCGTCGGGTTCTTTCGCGGCTGGGTCTTTCAGAATCCGTCGTGGGATCCGCGAGCGTTCGACTGGGACCGCGATATCGCGACCGTCAACGCGAAGTATCCGTTCCTGAACGCGATGTCCACCGATTACAACGCGTTCACGTCGCGCGGTGGCAAGTTGATCATGTACACCGGTCTCGCCGATCCGGTCGTGTCGCCGTTCGATACGATCGCCTATTACGACGAAGTCGCCACGGCGATGGGCGGCCTGACCGCGACGCAATCGTTCTATCGTTTCTTCCCCGTCCCCGGCATGGGGCACTGCGGCGGCGGTACGGGTCCCAACGCGTTCGACATGCTGTCCGCGCTCGAGGCCTGGGTCGAAAAGGGGACGGCGCCGGACGCAATCCCGGCTTCACACGCGACCAACGGCATGGTCGATCGTGCGCGTCCGCTCTGCGCCTATCCCGCGGTCGCGCGCTACAAGGGTGACGGCAGCATCGACGAGGCGTCGAACTTCGTCTGCGCGGCGCGATAGTGCCGTGACGACTGGTGCCGCCTTCGAAGACCCTCGGCTCACGCAGCCGGCGCACTTCGTCAGCATGTCGAGGACGCTGCGAGGCATATAATCCGCGCATGCCTACCATGCGCGCGTCGATATGGGGCCGAGCCTGGGGATGTCTTTTCGCCATCGCCGGCGCCGGCGCGCTGACGGCGGCGCAGGAACAAGCACCACAGCCGACGTTCAAGGCGGGCGTGCAGGTCCTCCGCATCGACGTCTCGGTGCTCGACGGCAAACGGGAGCCCGTACGCGGGCTGCAGGAGTCCGACTTCACCGTGCTCGAGGACGGCAAGCCACGGCCGATCCGATCGTTCCAGGCTGTCGATGCCGTCGCGGCGACAGCGGCAAAGGCAGCGGCACAACCCGCGATGGCGCTGCTGCCCGCGCACAACGTCGCGACCAACCAGGTCAGCGGCGACACGAGCCGCCTGATCTTCATCCTGATGGACCGATCGATTCCGCCCGAGCGCCCGATGATCGTCGCCCGGCAGATCGCCGACGCCGCGGTCGACGCGATGGCGCCAGGCGACCAGGCCGCGATTATCAGCACCGGCCTGCTCGCGCCGCAGAACCTGACGTCCGATCGCGCGCGCCTGCACAAGACGATCGCGTCGAGCGATTGGAGCCAGGGCCCGAGCCAGGCGCAGCAGGATCAAGGCGCCGGGCCGTACGACGCGCTCGGCGACACGCGATGCATGTGCGGTCTCTGCGTGATGGACACGATCACGCGTATCGCCAACGACGTGCGCGGCGTCCCGCGCCGGAAAGTGCTGCTGTTCATCGGCAGCAGCATCATCGTCCAGGCGGGTCCGCGCAACTTCGCCCTCGACGTCGGCTGCGAGAAGCGCGTCCGCGACGCGAGGGAGAAGCTCTTCGACGCGCTCGGCACGTCGGGATTGACTGTCCACTCGATCGATCCACAAGGGCTGGCCACCGTCGGTCCGGCGACGCGCGCCACCGTTCCCAACGGCGTCGAGAACCGCGACGGCAGGGCACTCAACCAGCAACTGATGAACGAGCGTAGTGCGTTCATGGACGCGCAGGGCTCGCTCGGCGTCCTGCCTGCGCTGACCGGCGGCCGCGTCATTCTCAACAACAACGAGCCGTTCCGGATGGTGCCGGCCGTCCTGCACGAGAGCGACGCATACTACCTGGTCGCGTTCGAGCCGACCGAAGGCACCGGCGACGTGCGTCACGACATCCAGGTCAAGGTCGCGCGCCAGGGCGTCGACGTCCACACGGCGCGCTACATCGCCGCGTCGAGGCCAGCCGCGACGGCGACGGCGTCGGCAACCCCGTCGCCTGACGCACCGCTCGAGGACGCGCTCACCGGCCTGCTGGCGGATTCGGCACCGCCGCTCGGCATGTCGGTCGCCGCCTTTGCCGGCCCCGACGCCGCGCACGCCTCGATCGGCGTCACGCTCGACGCGTCGGCGTTCGCCGACAAACCGGGATCGATTCCGCTCGAACTCGCGGTGCTCGCGAGCGACGAACGCGGCAAGCGCGTCGGCGGCGCACGTCAGAGCGGGAGTGTCCAGCTCCCCGCATCCGCGGCCGGCAGCGCGGCCTTCGTCGAACTGCAGACCTTCGTCACGCTGCCACCTGGCAGCTACGACCTGCGCGCTGCGGTGATGAACCGCGACACGCATGCGGCGTCGAGCGTGTTCACGCACATCACCGTTCCATCA
The nucleotide sequence above comes from Vicinamibacterales bacterium. Encoded proteins:
- a CDS encoding VWA domain-containing protein translates to MPTMRASIWGRAWGCLFAIAGAGALTAAQEQAPQPTFKAGVQVLRIDVSVLDGKREPVRGLQESDFTVLEDGKPRPIRSFQAVDAVAATAAKAAAQPAMALLPAHNVATNQVSGDTSRLIFILMDRSIPPERPMIVARQIADAAVDAMAPGDQAAIISTGLLAPQNLTSDRARLHKTIASSDWSQGPSQAQQDQGAGPYDALGDTRCMCGLCVMDTITRIANDVRGVPRRKVLLFIGSSIIVQAGPRNFALDVGCEKRVRDAREKLFDALGTSGLTVHSIDPQGLATVGPATRATVPNGVENRDGRALNQQLMNERSAFMDAQGSLGVLPALTGGRVILNNNEPFRMVPAVLHESDAYYLVAFEPTEGTGDVRHDIQVKVARQGVDVHTARYIAASRPAATATASATPSPDAPLEDALTGLLADSAPPLGMSVAAFAGPDAAHASIGVTLDASAFADKPGSIPLELAVLASDERGKRVGGARQSGSVQLPASAAGSAAFVELQTFVTLPPGSYDLRAAVMNRDTHAASSVFTHITVPSFSAGSLTLSDVVLGTRQTAGAPPEGAPAIPIVPTTARVFAADAPAWAFLRVYRAGETDAAQRVSLDVTVLDSQGKRVKHQSLPNAAFAGRQADVRLPLPMKDLAPGAYVLRLEARQARAEASREVAFTVTPAVMAIAPTEHTPELDATLDAAAAYLERYERRISAIGAEEDYQQAVTPLPGVAVNTLQTLQSRRDALSNTTTAPTTRKTRANVMTIGMGALGWVAFRDVFEVDGKAVRDREERLSRILQNVTPDSLDQARKIAVESARYNLDPETTRIDRTINVPMTALLFLRGANQSRSAFRLGKPERVGGVDCVTLQFTERSEPRLIQTRDDAPAQGTVWIDMVNGGRIVKTELSMVSGGILNMAVHSRTAVTYSRVDKLDLWVPVVMDEKYEVIATHQTVTGHATYLDFREFKV